Proteins co-encoded in one Osmerus mordax isolate fOsmMor3 chromosome 11, fOsmMor3.pri, whole genome shotgun sequence genomic window:
- the LOC136952085 gene encoding LOW QUALITY PROTEIN: F-box only protein 40 (The sequence of the model RefSeq protein was modified relative to this genomic sequence to represent the inferred CDS: inserted 1 base in 1 codon; substituted 2 bases at 2 genomic stop codons), translated as MGTMVNELFLFSVCFHCTVNKLXLIDXFQFVEFDIILDGSKIGVXSVGDMVKNRKTPAGQHRHCDKCYSIHCQVPVEISVSCVVIKCHLQCGAVFHLCKEEEHQLLCPNKNVPCLNAENGCPSSMQRHKLAKHLEVCPASVVSCSQQWNRWPVSETDTTFYRNVLTDPKSDGQLSLDVAIALRDQEQLFKSMKMKNIFPEFTNKVEEPALLDMATGGVSSENGDGNYFNIDQLTETGSNGEVNGLSQEERYALAKKRDVEGIENYSSWEGIFKKEMQGCNQTVKNLEKKPKSRKRDEKKADCDATNCREEPGESPVSQENGATGVNLSRTGLAPWEDGVLERLGKEVNIAEYNMYLAHNGSMLINFGQLAACTPRERDFVYGNLEPIEVQTLHSFTVPTSYKPKRSHLIKNPSRKPKRAHQSVDTSDLGLSMEDLPKNDEVTATLLCSLEKEFKGHVISESVGTEGLYVDLGTQTYNFSSAPFREDDSLADLVADRPQGLHVQIQSECVTRRHNRNSSAFNYMCGHTFRRDEYTSHFRNVHLDIQSCLNGWFEQHCPLAYLGCTFSQRRFHPVGHQATITYCPNLRTFALQPVFPSSLCEGGKTIPSERKHARNLDPLSSLPFEILRHIAGFLDSLTLSQLSQVSQRLREVCATLLVGRGMVSLKWEKKNYSHGGSYWKCKNKVWEFSCLFSRVDGWFLDSVPSMSEHLRVCTYYEKEEKREPVALSGMGEVKKRGEGLSLVNMFQEK; from the exons ATGGGGACAATGGTGAATGAACTTTTCCTGTTCTCTGTTTGTTTTCATTGTACTGTAAACAAactttgattgattgattgatttcagTTTGTTGAGTTTGATATTATCCTAGATGGTTCAAAAATCGGAG CATCTGTTGGTGACATG GTGAAAAACAGAAAGACACCCGCAGGACAGCACAGGCACTGTGACAAGTGCTACAGCATTCACTGTCAAGTCCCAGTGGAGATATCTGTCTCATGTGTGGTCATCAAGTGCCACCTTCAGTGTGGGGCAGTCTTTCACTTGTGCAAGGAGGAAGAGCACCAGTTACTTTGCCCCAATAAGAATGTACCCTGCCTCAATGCAGAAAATGGCTGCCCCTCTTCTATGCAACGCCACAAGCTGGCTAAACACCTGGAGGTCTGTCCAGCCAGTGTTGTAAGCTGTTCTCAGCAATGGAACCGCTGGCCAGTGTCAGAAACAGACACTACCTTCTACAGAAATGTCCTGACTGACCCAAAGTCTGATGGACAACTGAGTCTGGATGTGGCTATTGCACTCAGGGACCAGGAACAGCTCTTTAAATCCATGAAAATGAAGAACATATTCCCTGAATTCACCAATAAAGTCGAAGAGCCTGCCCTCCTAGATATGGCCACTGGGGGTGTGAGCTCTGAAAATGGAGATGGAAATTATTTTAATATAGATCAACTGACCGAGACTGGCAGCAATGGAGAGGTGAACGGATTGAGCCAAGAGGAAAGGTATGCCCTGGCCAAGAAGAGGGATGTGGAAGGTATTGAAAACTACAGTTCCTGGGAAGGAATATTTAAAAAGGAAATGCAGGGGTGTAACCAAACTGTTAAAAACCTGGAGAAGAAGCCAAAATCTCGGAAAAGGGATGAGAAAAAAGCAGACTGTGATGCAACCAACTGTCGGGAAGAACCTGGAGAGTCACCTGTCAGCCAAGAGAATGGTGCCACGGGTGTCAATCTATCGAGAACTGGCCTGGCTCCATGGGAAGATGGTGTCTTAGAGAGGTTAGGCAAAGAGGTTAACATCGCTGAATACAACATGTATCTGGCACACAACGGAAGCATGCTCATTAATTTTGGTCAGCTTGCTGCTTGTACCCCCAGAGAGAGGGACTTTGTTTATGGAAATCTGGAGCCCATTGAGGTACAAACTCTTCACTCATTCACTGTTCCAACAAGCTACAAACCTAAGCGCAGCCATTTAATAAAAAATCCTTCTCGTAAACCTAAAAGAGCACACCAAAGTGTGGACACATCAGATTTAGGATTGTCCATGGAAGACCTTCCAAAAAACGATGAGGTTACCGCCACTTTATTGTGCTCCTTGGAGAAAGAGTTTAAGGGGCACGTCATCTCAGAGAGTGTTGGGACTGAAGGTCTATATGTAGATCTAGGCACACAGACCTACaacttctcctctgctccattCAGAGAGGATGATTCTCTGGCTGACCTCGTGGCAGACAGACCCCAGGGCCTGCATGTGCAGATTCAGAGTGAATGTGTGACCCGAAGACACAACAGAAACAGCTCGGCTTTTAACTACATGTGCGGTCACACCTTTCGCCGTGATGAGTACACTTCTCATTTCAGAAATGTGCACTTAGACATCCAGTCTTGTCTGAATGGCTGGTTTGAACAACACTGTCCCCTAGCGTACCTGGGCTGCACCTTCAGTCAGAGGAGATTCCATCCTGTTGGGCATCAAGCCACTATCACCTATTGCCCAAACCTTCGAACCTTCGCACTTCAACCGGTCTTCCCTTCCTCACTCTGTGAGGGTGGGAAAACCATCCCTAGTGAACGAAAACATGCTCGCAACTTGGACCCCCTGAGCAGTCTGCCTTTTGAGATCCTCCGGCACATTGCCGGCTTCCTGGACAGTCTCACTCTGTCCCAGCTCTCCCAGGTCTCCCAAAGGCTGAGGGAAGTGTGTGCCACCCTGTTGGTGGGGAGAGGAATGGTCTCTTTGaaatgggagaaaaaaaactattcCCATGGGGGGTCCTACTGGAAATGTAAAAATAAG GTGTGGGAGTTTAGTTGTCTGTTTTCCAGAGTGGACGGATGGTTCTTGGACAGCGTTCCCTCCATGTCTGAACACCTCAGAGTGTGCACATACtatgagaaagaggaaaagagagagcctGTGGCTTTATCCGGCATGGGGGAGGTCAAAAAGAGAGGCGAAGGTCTGAGTCTTGTCAACATGTTCCAGGAAAAATAA
- the ttc36 gene encoding tetratricopeptide repeat protein 36, translating to MASEHDRAVLQAIFNPTTPVGDVPGLNPEEELTDDDGSFDAQLLKQVKEREMQGVSAAEAGDLQAAFERFNQAILMLPERASAYNNRAQTRRLQGDTAGAIEDLECAISLSGGKGRTACQALVQRGLILRLACQNDKARNDFERAAAMGSEFARQQAVVLNPYAALCNRMLSEVINKLRNPEVPE from the exons ATGGCCTCAGAACATGACAGAGCTGTCCTCCAAGCCATTTTCAACCCCACAACGCCTGTTGGAGATGTTCCTGGTTTGAACCCAGAGGAAGAACTTACAGACGATG ACGGAAGCTTTGATGCCCAGCTGCTGAAACAGGTGAAAGAGCGGGAGATGCAGGGCGTCTCTGCAGCAGAGGCTGGGGACCTACAAGCTGCTTTTGAACGATTCAACCAAGCCATCCTGATGTTGCCCGAACGAGCGTCTGCCTACAACAACCGGGCACAAACTCGTCGTCTACAGGGAGACACGGCAG GTGCTATTGAGGACCTGGAGTGTGCCATCTCTTTGAGTGGTGGCAAAGGCAGAACTGCATGCCAGGCTTTGGTGCAGAGAGGCCTGATACTGAGGCTGGCATGCCAGAATGACAAAGCCAGAAATGATTTCGAGCGGGCAGCTGCAATGGGGAGTGAATTTGCCCGGCAACAGGCAGTGGTTCTTAATCCATATGCTGCTCTGTGCAACCGCATGCTGTCAGAGGTGATTAACAAACTACGCAACCCTGAGGTGCCTGAGTAG